A region from the Rosa rugosa chromosome 6, drRosRugo1.1, whole genome shotgun sequence genome encodes:
- the LOC133715451 gene encoding large ribosomal subunit protein uL29, whose translation MARIKVHELRQKSKADLLAQLKDLKAELALLRVAKVTGGAPNKLSKIKVVRLGIAQVLTVISQKQKAALREVYKNKKLLPLDLRPKKTRAIRRKLTKHQASLKTEREKKREMYYPLRKFAIKA comes from the exons ATGG CCAGAATCAAGGTACACGAGCTGAGGCAGAAGTCGAAGGCCGATCTTTTGGCCCAGCTCAAGGATCTCAAGGCGGAGCTGGCCCTCCTCCGCGTCGCCAAGGTCACCGGTGGAGCACCCAACAAGCTCTCCAAGAT TAAGGTTGTGAGGCTTGGGATTGCTCAGGTGTTGACAGTGATCTCTCAGAAGCAGAAGGCTGCGTTGAGGGAAGTGTACAAGAACAAGAAGCTCTTGCCTCTTGATCTTCGTCCCAAGAAGACCAGGGCCATTCGCCGAAAGCTCACCAAGCACCAG GCATCTTTGAAGACTGAACGTGAGAAGAAGAGGGAGATGTACTACCCCTTGAGGAAGTTTGCCATCAAGGCATAG